In Pseudofrankia saprophytica, one genomic interval encodes:
- a CDS encoding ABC transporter substrate-binding protein gives MVVHFSFRLPTARSWLRGSAAQQRILMGRQLMIYHLQNRRAAVLAITAALLALPATLAGCASSGAHGSQTGACSTNVPGVTATSVKLGFIYPDTGPAALVDVFKGARAGATARIDEQNDRGGVNGRRIELAWSDDHSNPDAFLLATHHLVDSEKVFGLVITSVVMDKAAGWLAQENVPITGTATSAIWSKYPNLFHFGNLYNSGDTSVFGDFVKARGGTKAVIVVDQNQEVTLDLASHFVPSLQSRGITVVASVSYTAGITSPDSVAERIKELGADTIIGLAQTEPFIDVYAASKRSGVKLNVALNTSGISPELLARRGGEMAGMSVMSTIAPPGSAARNAYQEAMTTYTPEAVDPTEELAIGGYVAADDMLLGLKLAGACPTRQTFIDSLREVDNYSADGLIAPVDHTRPKQPTLCEGFITVNQAGTGLAPVPPPASLARDGYWCGSALN, from the coding sequence GTGGTCGTGCACTTCTCCTTCCGACTGCCGACCGCCCGCTCATGGCTTCGCGGCTCCGCCGCACAACAGCGCATCCTGATGGGACGACAGTTGATGATCTATCACTTACAGAACCGGCGGGCCGCCGTCCTGGCGATCACTGCCGCATTGCTCGCGTTACCAGCGACACTGGCTGGGTGTGCCTCATCGGGTGCGCATGGATCCCAGACCGGCGCTTGCTCGACAAATGTTCCCGGGGTCACAGCCACATCCGTCAAGCTCGGGTTCATCTATCCTGACACCGGTCCCGCGGCACTCGTCGATGTGTTCAAGGGGGCTCGCGCCGGCGCCACGGCCCGCATTGACGAGCAGAATGACCGGGGAGGTGTCAACGGTCGTCGCATCGAACTCGCGTGGAGCGACGACCATTCCAACCCGGATGCGTTCCTGCTGGCCACGCACCATCTGGTCGACTCCGAGAAGGTCTTCGGTCTCGTCATAACATCCGTCGTCATGGACAAAGCGGCCGGCTGGCTCGCGCAGGAGAACGTCCCGATCACCGGAACGGCCACCAGTGCGATCTGGAGCAAATACCCCAACCTCTTTCACTTCGGGAACCTGTACAACTCCGGCGACACGTCCGTGTTCGGCGACTTCGTCAAGGCGCGCGGCGGCACCAAGGCCGTCATCGTCGTCGACCAGAACCAGGAGGTCACCCTGGATCTTGCCTCGCACTTCGTGCCCAGCCTACAAAGTCGCGGAATCACGGTTGTCGCCTCGGTCTCCTACACCGCGGGAATCACCAGCCCGGACAGCGTCGCCGAACGAATCAAGGAGCTGGGCGCCGACACCATCATCGGCCTTGCCCAGACCGAACCCTTCATTGACGTCTACGCGGCGTCCAAGAGATCCGGAGTCAAGCTGAACGTCGCGCTGAACACCAGCGGCATCAGCCCTGAACTGCTCGCCCGGCGTGGCGGCGAGATGGCCGGTATGTCCGTCATGTCGACCATCGCCCCCCCGGGGTCCGCAGCCAGGAATGCCTATCAAGAGGCGATGACCACGTATACGCCCGAGGCGGTGGACCCGACCGAAGAACTCGCCATCGGTGGCTACGTCGCCGCCGACGACATGCTCCTGGGTCTGAAGCTCGCCGGCGCCTGCCCCACCCGCCAGACCTTCATCGACAGCCTCCGCGAGGTGGACAACTACTCGGCGGACGGCCTCATCGCCCCCGTCGACCACACGCGACCCAAGCAGCCGACGCTCTGCGAGGGCTTCATCACCGTCAACCAGGCCGGAACGGGCCTGGCGCCCGTGCCGCCCCCGGCCTCACTCGCCCGCGACGGCTACTGGTGCGGATCTGCCCTCAACTGA
- a CDS encoding MMPL family transporter: protein MKGIAEFAVRRRWFVVVGWVVFVIAVQAIAGAMGGASYKDTFSLPHTETASVANLLKDAGLNNQNGAAGTVVLKDRAGAFTAAPSQLQPALVKLCGSGNHVALIATPWQSIDCSKSGAAGPGNPTLLNSSRGSTTALVTVTWENDHYDAALFKNVYDDLKTLNSDQLQVEFTGDAFQGIGQSSGSGSSVLIGFLAALIILAIVFRTVAATVLPLASAVAALVSGLGVIYILTHAINVSNITPYLAELMVIGVGVDYALFIVTRHRRNLRRGMPVTESIVSAINTSGRAVLFAGSTVCIAILGLIALGVSFFNGMAVATALAVGFTMIASLTLLPALLSLFGLKVLPRRHRAAVRAGQFIDDQPVGLWARWSQFVARNRIPVAIVAGAVMIVIALPFLSLQLGASDQGSDPKDSTTRTGYDLISADFGVGYNSALEAVVSGPGASEPAYLERVSKALAAVPGVDPGSLGTSPLTKDVAFVTFKTTTSPQSEKTYTLVRHLRSTVLPPLYDGTANRIYTYGGTAINVDFATVLGRKMPLFITVVVGLSFILLLIAFRSLVIPATAAVMNLLAAGGSFGLAVAIFQYGWLSDSMGAGPGGPIDAWMPVMLFAILFGLSMDYQVFLVSRMHEEWVHTRDNKRSVTIGQAETGGIITAAALIMIAVFLGFLLSPGRPIKIFGTGLASAVFLDAFILRTMLVPALMNIFGRANWYLPKWLDRVTPHFSVEPAAEAVPVAAGAGSSDGGRPEDEQELVRTGHP from the coding sequence TTGAAAGGGATCGCGGAGTTCGCTGTCCGGCGCCGGTGGTTTGTGGTCGTCGGTTGGGTTGTCTTTGTCATCGCGGTGCAGGCCATCGCCGGCGCGATGGGTGGGGCATCCTACAAGGACACGTTCAGCCTTCCGCACACGGAGACCGCGTCGGTCGCGAACCTGCTGAAGGACGCGGGCCTGAACAACCAGAACGGCGCGGCGGGCACGGTCGTGCTCAAGGACAGGGCCGGAGCGTTCACCGCGGCGCCCTCTCAGCTGCAACCGGCTCTGGTCAAGCTGTGCGGCTCGGGCAATCACGTGGCTTTGATCGCGACGCCGTGGCAGTCGATCGACTGCTCGAAGAGTGGCGCGGCAGGTCCGGGAAACCCGACGTTGCTCAACAGCTCCCGCGGCTCCACCACGGCTCTGGTCACCGTCACCTGGGAAAATGATCACTACGACGCCGCCCTGTTCAAGAACGTCTATGACGACCTGAAGACCCTGAACAGCGACCAGCTGCAGGTCGAGTTCACCGGTGACGCCTTCCAGGGCATTGGGCAGAGCAGTGGCTCGGGCAGCTCGGTGCTCATCGGGTTCCTCGCCGCGCTCATCATCCTGGCGATCGTGTTTCGTACCGTCGCCGCGACGGTGCTGCCGCTGGCCAGCGCGGTGGCCGCGCTCGTCAGTGGCCTTGGCGTCATCTACATCCTTACCCACGCCATCAACGTGTCCAATATCACTCCGTACCTGGCGGAGTTGATGGTGATCGGCGTCGGTGTGGACTACGCGCTATTCATCGTCACCCGGCATCGCCGGAACCTGCGGCGCGGAATGCCCGTCACCGAGTCCATCGTCAGCGCGATCAACACCTCCGGTCGCGCGGTGCTATTCGCCGGCTCGACCGTGTGCATCGCCATCCTTGGCCTCATCGCTCTCGGAGTGAGCTTCTTCAACGGCATGGCAGTGGCAACTGCGCTCGCGGTCGGGTTTACCATGATCGCTTCGCTCACCTTGCTGCCCGCGCTGCTCAGCCTGTTCGGACTGAAGGTGCTGCCCCGCCGGCACCGGGCGGCCGTGCGGGCGGGCCAGTTCATCGACGACCAGCCGGTGGGGCTCTGGGCTCGGTGGTCGCAGTTCGTCGCCCGAAACCGCATTCCGGTCGCGATCGTCGCGGGCGCGGTGATGATTGTCATCGCTCTGCCCTTCTTGTCGCTCCAGCTGGGCGCCAGCGACCAGGGCAGCGATCCGAAGGATTCCACCACCCGCACGGGCTACGACCTGATCTCCGCCGACTTCGGCGTTGGTTACAACTCCGCCCTTGAAGCCGTCGTGAGTGGCCCTGGTGCCTCGGAACCGGCTTACCTGGAGCGCGTGTCGAAGGCTCTGGCGGCCGTCCCGGGCGTCGACCCAGGCAGCCTGGGCACGAGCCCGCTGACCAAGGACGTCGCGTTCGTGACGTTCAAGACGACGACGTCGCCGCAGTCGGAGAAGACCTACACACTGGTCCGGCACCTGCGCTCGACCGTTCTCCCGCCGTTGTACGACGGTACGGCCAACCGCATCTACACCTACGGTGGCACGGCCATCAATGTGGACTTCGCAACCGTGCTGGGGCGCAAGATGCCGCTGTTCATCACGGTCGTGGTTGGCCTGTCATTCATACTGCTGCTCATCGCGTTCCGCAGCCTGGTCATCCCGGCCACCGCCGCGGTGATGAACCTGCTGGCCGCGGGGGGTTCGTTCGGTCTGGCTGTGGCAATCTTCCAGTACGGCTGGCTCTCCGACAGCATGGGCGCCGGACCGGGTGGACCGATTGACGCCTGGATGCCGGTCATGCTGTTCGCCATCCTGTTCGGCCTGTCAATGGACTACCAGGTGTTCCTCGTCAGCCGTATGCACGAGGAATGGGTGCACACCCGCGACAACAAGCGATCGGTGACGATCGGTCAGGCCGAGACCGGTGGCATCATCACCGCCGCGGCGTTGATCATGATCGCCGTCTTCCTCGGTTTCCTCCTCAGCCCGGGCCGGCCGATCAAGATCTTTGGCACCGGTCTGGCGTCGGCCGTGTTCCTCGACGCGTTCATCCTGAGGACGATGCTCGTACCCGCGCTGATGAACATCTTCGGCAGGGCCAACTGGTACCTCCCGAAATGGCTCGACCGAGTCACGCCACATTTCTCTGTGGAACCGGCCGCCGAGGCTGTCCCCGTGGCGGCGGGCGCCGGCTCGTCCGACGGCGGCCGGCCCGAGGACGAACAGGAGCTGGTCCGTACCGGGCATCCGTAG